In Eucalyptus grandis isolate ANBG69807.140 chromosome 4, ASM1654582v1, whole genome shotgun sequence, the following proteins share a genomic window:
- the LOC104431911 gene encoding LEAF RUST 10 DISEASE-RESISTANCE LOCUS RECEPTOR-LIKE PROTEIN KINASE-like 2.1 — protein MRRLLLLPLAATAATLLLFCPAAASSPPTDKSLFNCTGVFSCGPLVNVSYPFTGGDRPAHCGPPEFRLSCIDGSPELTVDFLTYRVLALDQAGQSLTLSRTDLYNNTCLQQYANTTLNSTIFTLASDDQDLTFFYGCSTSMIAKPENLFNCEISGTVTSNYYLIGAVATDPILNVSKCNVSVTVPILQSAVIMLTANRSALREALMEGFAVNYSNPYEDQCVMCGGIGGECGFDSDQGKPICICGDQICSTSTAGSNIWRKLLIGGVLVIGVSIFAIAIIFTWKVLLFKNKKDHEVEQLIGILGSLVLRRYRYTDLKKMTKSFSEKVGQGGFGAVYKGKTRDGCFVAVKILKELKSSPKEFINEVVSISRTSHINVVSLLGFCYEGKKRALIFEYMPNGSLDKFINSGKALNMSSSLEWKIIYKIAIGIAHGLEYLHQGCNTRILHLDIKPHNILLDREFNPKISDFGLAKLCHGRESAVSTLGMRGTVGFIAPEVVCQNLGRVSHKSDVYSYGMLVLDMVCIKNHDIKMSNSSEKYFPEWIYRNLELGKDIKLPMNVTKEEEVLAMKIIIVSLWCIQTRPCDRPPIRNVVEMLGGSLESLQMPPKPILYSP, from the exons AtgcgccgcctcctcctcctccccctcgcggcgacggcggccaccctcctcctcttctgccCGGCGGCAGCGTCGTCTCCCCCCACTGACAAATCCCTCTTCAACTGCACCGGAGTCTTCAGCTGCGGCCCCCTCGTAAACGTCTCCTACCCCTTCACCGGCGGCGACCGCCCCGCCCACTGCGGTCCGCCGGAGTTCCGCCTCAGCTGCATCGACGGCTCCCCGGAGCTCACCGTCGACTTCCTCACTTACCGCGTCCTCGCACTCGACCAGGCTGGCCAATCGCTCACGCTCTCGAGAACCGATCTCTACAACAACACCTGCCTGCAGCAGTACGCCAACACCACTCTTAactccaccatcttcacctTAGCTAGCGACGACCAAGACTTGACCTTCTTTTATGGTTGTTCGACGTCCATGATCGCCAAGCCCGAGAATCTGTTCAATTGCGAGATCAGTGGGACCGTGACGAGCAACTATTATTTGATCGGTGCTGTCGCAACTGATCCGATTCTTAACGTGAGCAAGTGTAATGTGAGCGTCACGGTCCCAATTCTGCAATCCGCGGTGATCATGCTCACCGCAAACCGGTCGGCGCTCAGAGAGGCTCTGATGGAGGGTTTTGCGGTGAATTACTCGAATCCGTACGAGGATCAGTGCGTGATGTGTGGTGGGATTGGTGGGGAGTGTGGGTTTGACTCTGATCAGGGGAAGCCTATTTGTATTTGTGGTGACCAAATTTGTTCCACATCCACTGCAG GATCCAACatttggagaaaacttctcatAG GTGGAGTGCTTGTTATTGGTGTGTCAATATTTGCAATTGCCATCATTTTCACATGGAAGGTTCTACTcttcaagaacaagaaagatCACGAAGTTGAGCAACTGATAGGAATCCTTGGATCTCTTGTTCTGAGAAGATACCGATATACCgatttgaagaaaatgacaaaatcattttCAGAGAAAGTTGGTCAAGGAGGATTTGGTGCAGTGTATAAAGGAAAGACTAGAGATGGTTGTTTTGTGGCAGTGAAAATTCTGAAAGAGTTGAAAAGCAGCCCAAAAGAATTTATCAATGAAGTTGTGAGCATTAGTAGAACTTCTCACATTAATGTTGTCAGTCTCTTAGGTTTTTGTTacgaagggaagaagagagcTCTAATATTTGAGTACATGCCTAATGGTTCGTTGGATAAGTTCATAAATTCGGGAAAAGCTTTAAATATGAGTAGTTCCTTGGAATGGAAGataatatataaaattgcaATTGGCATTGCTCATGGGCTAGAATATTTGCACCAAGGCTGCAATACCAGAATCTTGCATCTTGATATAAAACCTCATAACATCTTGCTCGATAGAGAGTTTAACCCCAAGATTTCGGATTTTGGCCTTGCTAAACTTTGTCATGGACGAGAGAGTGCTGTATCAACTCTTGGCATGAGAGGAACGGTCGGATTTATTGCACCAGAAGTTGTTTGTCAAAACTTGGGGAGAGTCTCTCACAAGTCTGATGTTTATAGTTACGGAATGTTGGTTCTTGATATGGTATGCataaaaaatcatgacatcAAAATGTCCAACAGCAGTGAAAAATACTTTCCGGAATGGATTTATAGGAATTTAGAGCTCGGCAAAGATATCAAATTGCCGATGAATGtgacaaaggaggaggaagtgcTGGCGATGAAGATTATCATTGTGAGTTTGTGGTGCATTCAAACTAGGCCATGTGATAGACCACCAATTAGGAATGTGGTAGAAATGTTGGGAGGAAGCTTGGAATCATTGCAAATGCCACCGAAGCCCATCTTGTATTCTCCATAA
- the LOC104453605 gene encoding receptor-like protein 50: MTLFRLTPFSRFLPQPLPLMNGSIVPWLLLAISTISIFSDVAMASASSQCLGVDQRSLLLELRNSLVFDSFVSSKLVHWDQGADSWSGVTCEDGLVVGLDLSKESISSGIDDSSSLFRLEFLQSLNLAFNDFNSMMIPLGLANLSRLAYLNLSNAGFTGHIPGELSRLTKLRTLDLSWAWLNPKKPNLRSMIGDLGELRELYLDGVDVFAEGSDNVETDELLFYFEAIASSESS, translated from the exons ATGACTTTGTTTCGGTTGACTCCCTTTTCCCGCTTTCTTCCTCAACCTCTTCCTCTGATGAACGGTTCGATCGTCCCATGGCTTCTTCTTGCGATATCCACGATCTCAATCTTCTCTGATGTTGCTATGGCTTCAGCGTCCTCCCAGTGTCTTGGCGTGGACCAGAGATCGTTGTTGCTCGAGCTGAGAAACAGTCTCGTCTTCGACAGCTTTGTGTCGTCCAAGCTAGTACACTGGGACCAAGGCGCCGATTCATGGAGTGGCGTGACGTGCGAGGACGGCCTCGTGGTCGGTCTCGATTTGAGCAAAGAGTCAATCTCTAGTGGAATTGATGATTCGTCGAGCCTCTTCAGGCTCGAGTTCCTTCAGAGCCTGAACTTGGCATTCAACGACTTCAACTCCATGATGATTCCATTGGGCCTTGCAAATCTCAGCCGCTTGGCATATCTCAACTTGTCCAATGCTGGATTCACTGGGCATATTCCTGGGGAGCTTTCACGCCTGACAAAGCTACGTACTCTTGATCTCAGTTGGGCTTGGCTGAACCCTAAGAAGCCCAATTTAAGGTCGatgattggggatttaggggAGTTAAGGGAGTTGTACCTTGATGGGGTTGATGTGTTTGCTGAGGGAA gtgatAATGTAGAGACAGATGagcttttgttttattttgaggcAATAGCTAGTTCGGAATCATCGTAG